One Kiritimatiellia bacterium genomic region harbors:
- the rsmH gene encoding 16S rRNA (cytosine(1402)-N(4))-methyltransferase RsmH — MHAPVLLKEAIENLAVKAGGIYIDGTVGGGGHAEAIMERVGGAGRLLGIDRDPVALEQARARLARFSNAVLVQGVFSSMIELARGAGIEAADGVLLDLGVSSMQLDAPERGFSFRSDGPLDMRMDPNLPRTAADLVNTLPETALADLLWRYGEERSSRRIARWIVAARARAPIRTTGELADLVCRAVGRAGGRIHPATRTFQALRIAVNDELGELERGLEAALGLLKPGGRLVVISFHSLEDRIVKQTLGEHVGRRESLPGGGERIVVKSPQVAWVTRGVITPGPEEIRANPRARSARLRAVERLAGKAA; from the coding sequence GTGCATGCACCGGTACTGCTGAAGGAGGCGATCGAGAACCTCGCGGTAAAGGCCGGCGGGATTTACATCGACGGAACCGTAGGGGGAGGCGGTCATGCGGAGGCGATCATGGAGCGGGTCGGAGGCGCAGGGCGGCTGCTCGGGATTGATCGCGATCCCGTGGCGCTCGAGCAAGCGCGTGCGCGGCTTGCGCGATTTTCGAACGCTGTTCTGGTTCAGGGGGTGTTTTCTTCCATGATCGAGCTTGCGCGAGGCGCCGGAATCGAGGCGGCGGATGGCGTTCTGCTGGATCTTGGCGTTTCGTCGATGCAACTGGACGCGCCGGAGCGGGGATTCAGTTTTCGAAGCGATGGTCCCCTCGATATGCGCATGGATCCCAATCTTCCGCGAACCGCCGCGGACCTGGTCAATACCCTGCCCGAAACGGCGCTGGCTGACCTGCTCTGGCGGTATGGCGAAGAGCGGTCTTCGCGGAGGATTGCCCGTTGGATCGTCGCGGCGCGAGCGCGGGCGCCGATCCGGACGACCGGCGAATTGGCGGACCTCGTCTGTCGCGCGGTGGGTCGGGCAGGGGGGCGTATCCACCCGGCGACGCGGACCTTTCAGGCGTTGCGTATCGCGGTGAATGACGAGCTGGGCGAGCTGGAGCGCGGGTTGGAAGCGGCCCTCGGGCTGCTGAAACCCGGCGGGCGGCTCGTGGTGATCTCTTTCCACAGCTTGGAAGATCGGATCGTCAAACAGACGCTGGGAGAACACGTCGGGCGGCGAGAATCTCTGCCCGGCGGCGGCGAGCGGATTGTGGTGAAGTCGCCGCAGGTCGCGTGGGTGACGCGGGGAGTCATCACGCCAGGCCCCGAGGAAATCCGCGCGAACCCGCGGGCTCGATCAGCCCGCCTGCGGGCGGTGGAACGACTCGCTGGAAAGGCGGCGTAA
- a CDS encoding penicillin-binding protein 2 has product MSDSSQRWRITAIVLAMSAVWIGLGIRLSHLHLGDHPHLLEKIERTRQVSQRILVGRGRVLDRNGNVLAADIATRDVAIDPEFIRDHGYPLFTAQQLARLLMMDPAVVFARLEKPSRYELLKRQVPDDVIREIQAMAMPGVRCDEAMTRLYPHTSLMCHVIGFANAEGVGSAGVEQRYDRYLRGVPGYRETEVDGRRREVRSRRRLEILPQPGGDVYLTLDQNLQYFVERALDDALATNGAIGAWAIVQRVRTGEILAMASRPAFDLNEFNRAPEMDRLNRAIGYVYEPGSIFKIIVYAAALNEGLLRPDEIIDCENGIWFHAGRPLRDFHPYGRLTATDALKKSSNIAAAKIAIRLGEDRLYRYLQAFGIGRLTGIELPGEESGILHPRHRWSKLSISRIPMGHEVAVTGLQILNALSAIANGGELMRPRVVDRVTTSRGHLILKTEPEVIGRPIRPETARTLTDMLVRVTEEGTGKRARLDGYTVAGKTGTAEKPGVGGYDRGRNLASFIGFLPAERPEISILVTFDEPQHLTQGGQVAAPVFRAIAEKAVRYLDIPPVEEAQIVELEPEAEPL; this is encoded by the coding sequence ATGTCGGATTCGAGCCAACGCTGGAGGATCACCGCGATCGTACTCGCGATGTCCGCCGTCTGGATCGGGCTCGGCATCCGCCTCTCCCATCTGCACCTCGGCGACCATCCCCATCTTCTCGAGAAGATCGAACGGACCCGCCAGGTCTCCCAGCGTATCCTTGTGGGGCGGGGGCGCGTTCTGGACCGAAACGGCAACGTCCTGGCAGCGGACATCGCCACTCGCGATGTAGCGATTGACCCCGAATTTATACGAGATCACGGATATCCGCTGTTCACCGCGCAGCAGCTAGCCCGACTACTGATGATGGATCCGGCCGTTGTGTTCGCGCGGCTCGAAAAGCCAAGCCGATACGAGCTGCTCAAACGCCAGGTGCCGGATGACGTCATTCGGGAAATTCAAGCTATGGCGATGCCCGGCGTTCGCTGCGACGAGGCGATGACGCGACTCTATCCCCACACCTCCCTGATGTGCCATGTGATCGGGTTCGCCAACGCCGAAGGCGTCGGCAGCGCCGGCGTGGAGCAGCGATATGACCGTTACCTTCGTGGTGTGCCCGGCTACCGGGAGACCGAGGTGGACGGACGACGCCGGGAAGTGCGTAGCCGCCGCCGGCTCGAAATTCTGCCGCAGCCGGGGGGCGACGTTTACCTGACCCTCGACCAGAACCTGCAGTACTTCGTGGAGCGCGCCCTCGACGATGCGCTGGCGACCAACGGCGCGATCGGCGCCTGGGCAATTGTCCAGCGGGTCCGCACCGGCGAAATCCTTGCCATGGCATCGCGCCCGGCATTTGACCTCAACGAGTTCAACCGCGCCCCGGAGATGGATCGGCTCAACCGGGCGATCGGTTATGTGTATGAGCCGGGGTCCATCTTCAAGATCATCGTCTACGCCGCGGCGCTGAACGAGGGTTTGCTGCGTCCCGATGAGATCATCGATTGCGAAAACGGGATATGGTTCCATGCGGGGCGCCCCCTTCGTGACTTCCATCCGTACGGCCGGCTGACAGCGACGGACGCGCTTAAAAAGTCGAGCAACATTGCCGCTGCCAAAATTGCCATTCGCTTAGGCGAGGATCGCCTCTATCGCTATCTACAGGCCTTTGGCATCGGCCGGCTCACGGGGATCGAGCTACCCGGCGAGGAAAGCGGCATCCTTCACCCGCGCCACCGATGGAGCAAGCTGAGCATCTCGCGGATTCCCATGGGTCATGAAGTGGCCGTTACAGGTCTGCAGATCCTGAACGCCCTTTCGGCCATTGCCAACGGCGGAGAGCTTATGCGTCCGCGTGTAGTTGACCGGGTGACCACCTCTAGGGGCCATTTGATCCTCAAGACCGAGCCGGAGGTCATCGGCCGGCCCATCCGCCCGGAAACGGCCCGAACGCTCACCGACATGCTGGTCCGCGTGACCGAAGAGGGCACCGGCAAACGTGCGCGGCTAGACGGATACACCGTGGCCGGAAAGACCGGCACGGCGGAGAAGCCGGGTGTGGGCGGGTACGACCGAGGGCGCAACCTCGCTTCGTTCATCGGCTTCCTGCCCGCGGAGCGACCGGAAATCAGCATCCTCGTCACGTTTGATGAGCCCCAGCACCTTACGCAGGGCGGGCAGGTCGCCGCGCCGGTGTTTCGCGCGATTGCCGAAAAGGCCGTTCGCTATCTCGACATTCCACCCGTCGAGGAGGCGCAAATCGTCGAACTTGAACCGGAGGCCGAGCCGTTGTGA
- the mraY gene encoding phospho-N-acetylmuramoyl-pentapeptide-transferase has translation MLFFLHELTEWWTPLRLFRYITFRALMGAGTAFILSLIFGPLIIRWLQRLKFGQYVRDDAVLAHQRRRKSGTPTMGGVLIIAAVVLSTVLWADVRNGYVWFALATMLAMGAVGFWDDYLKISRKNARGLPGRTKLALEIAWSLAVVAALYLWEPSRTHVAKLMLPFLKEPVIAEMAVPATALFLTLVLVGSANAVNLTDGLDGLAIGCTNAAAAAYLALAYVAGNVLAANYLLVPYVPGSGELAVFCGCLLGAGLGFLWFNCHPARVFMGDTGSLALGGAIGMVAVAIKQELLLVIVGGVFVIEALSVIIQVASFKLTGRRVFRVAPIHHHFEQIEKERAAAEGRDVEVVETMVTTRFWILGILFAMIGLATLKIR, from the coding sequence ATGCTGTTCTTCCTTCATGAATTGACTGAGTGGTGGACGCCGCTGCGCCTCTTTCGCTACATCACGTTCCGCGCGCTGATGGGCGCGGGTACGGCATTTATCCTCTCGCTGATATTCGGTCCGCTGATCATTCGCTGGCTGCAGCGGCTCAAATTCGGCCAGTACGTTCGGGACGACGCCGTGCTGGCCCACCAGCGTCGCAGAAAGTCCGGCACGCCGACCATGGGCGGCGTCCTGATCATCGCGGCGGTTGTCCTCTCGACGGTGCTGTGGGCGGATGTGCGAAACGGATACGTCTGGTTCGCGCTGGCAACGATGCTCGCGATGGGCGCGGTCGGGTTCTGGGACGACTACCTCAAGATCTCCCGGAAAAACGCCAGGGGCCTGCCCGGCCGCACCAAACTCGCGCTCGAGATCGCCTGGTCACTGGCCGTGGTGGCGGCCCTCTATCTGTGGGAGCCGTCCCGCACCCACGTCGCGAAACTAATGCTGCCGTTCCTGAAGGAGCCGGTCATTGCGGAAATGGCGGTTCCCGCGACCGCGCTGTTCCTCACGCTGGTGCTGGTGGGGTCCGCGAATGCGGTGAATCTGACCGACGGGCTCGACGGCCTGGCGATCGGCTGCACCAACGCAGCGGCCGCGGCATACCTGGCCCTTGCTTATGTTGCTGGCAATGTCCTAGCCGCGAATTATCTGCTGGTGCCGTATGTCCCGGGGAGCGGCGAGCTGGCGGTCTTTTGCGGCTGCCTGCTGGGTGCGGGGTTGGGCTTTCTGTGGTTCAACTGCCACCCCGCGCGCGTCTTCATGGGCGACACGGGCAGCCTCGCGCTCGGCGGCGCGATCGGCATGGTCGCCGTCGCGATCAAACAGGAGCTTCTTCTGGTGATCGTCGGTGGCGTCTTTGTGATCGAGGCCCTCAGCGTGATCATTCAGGTGGCGAGCTTCAAGCTGACCGGGCGGCGCGTGTTCCGCGTGGCGCCCATTCATCACCATTTCGAGCAGATCGAGAAAGAACGAGCCGCTGCCGAGGGTCGCGATGTCGAGGTCGTGGAAACGATGGTGACGACCAGGTTCTGGATCCTTGGGATTCTCTTCGCGATGATCGGCCTCGCGACGCTCAAAATCCGCTGA
- the murF gene encoding UDP-N-acetylmuramoyl-tripeptide--D-alanyl-D-alanine ligase — MAIAEEASDTGTLPAPSFSPDDLADWSGGDWRGPKPDRVTGFAIDSRAVRPGDCFVALPGSRSDGHFFLSAARDAGAACAMVRAAFEPPFELDGFPLLRVDDPRRALASLAKQHRARLRGTFVCIAGSCGKTTVKELTADLLGALGPVARTKGNWNNDLGVPLSLLRMAPEHRYGVFEVGMNHPGELDPLASMVRPHISVVTCVGPEHIEFFDGEESIAHEEAAALRALDAEGIAVLPADDKWFHVLRSHVKGKLCTVSLTADADYRIEPGPPPRFVVTEWATGESVPLEAPLPGRHVLSNAGLAIAVARLLGVSWGAIAERLRAFRPPSMRWEAMDLGGIRVINDAYNANPLSMRAALDAFAATPVAGRRWLVLGAMRELGAREKTYHEELGRDLAKGPWFGAIFVGAEGAWIRSGAVRAGFQNALTAADAEEAGKLLVKHLRPGDAVLIKASRGVGLERAIDELRR; from the coding sequence ATGGCGATTGCGGAAGAGGCATCGGATACGGGGACGCTGCCCGCCCCATCTTTCTCGCCGGATGACTTGGCCGACTGGTCCGGAGGAGATTGGCGCGGTCCGAAGCCCGATCGAGTTACGGGGTTTGCGATCGATTCCCGGGCGGTTCGGCCCGGGGATTGCTTCGTCGCGCTCCCCGGCAGTCGCTCGGATGGTCATTTTTTTTTGAGCGCTGCGCGGGATGCTGGCGCTGCATGCGCGATGGTGCGCGCGGCGTTTGAGCCGCCGTTCGAATTGGACGGTTTTCCGCTTCTCCGCGTGGATGACCCCCGGCGCGCTCTCGCATCGCTAGCGAAACAGCATCGCGCCCGCCTGCGGGGAACCTTTGTCTGCATTGCAGGGAGCTGCGGGAAAACCACCGTCAAAGAATTGACGGCTGACCTCCTTGGCGCCCTCGGTCCGGTCGCCCGCACCAAGGGCAACTGGAATAACGATCTGGGCGTCCCACTGAGCTTGCTGCGAATGGCTCCCGAACACCGCTACGGCGTGTTCGAGGTGGGGATGAACCACCCAGGGGAGCTTGATCCGCTCGCGTCGATGGTCCGACCGCACATTTCGGTAGTGACCTGCGTGGGGCCCGAGCACATCGAATTTTTCGACGGCGAGGAGAGTATCGCCCACGAAGAGGCCGCCGCGCTACGCGCGCTGGATGCGGAAGGGATCGCCGTCCTTCCTGCCGACGACAAGTGGTTTCACGTCCTGCGTTCCCATGTAAAAGGCAAGCTCTGCACAGTGTCGTTAACGGCGGATGCCGACTACCGCATTGAACCGGGGCCGCCGCCGCGATTTGTCGTGACCGAGTGGGCGACGGGCGAGAGCGTTCCGTTGGAGGCGCCGCTGCCGGGTCGCCATGTACTGTCGAATGCGGGTCTGGCGATCGCCGTTGCGCGGCTGCTGGGCGTGTCCTGGGGGGCGATCGCCGAGCGGCTCCGCGCGTTCCGGCCGCCGTCCATGCGGTGGGAGGCTATGGATCTTGGCGGGATTCGCGTGATCAACGATGCCTATAACGCGAATCCGTTGAGCATGCGCGCTGCGCTTGATGCGTTTGCCGCGACGCCCGTTGCGGGCCGACGTTGGCTGGTTCTGGGGGCGATGCGCGAGCTGGGCGCGCGCGAAAAGACGTATCACGAGGAGCTGGGCCGGGACCTCGCCAAGGGACCCTGGTTCGGCGCCATTTTCGTCGGCGCGGAAGGCGCGTGGATCCGCTCCGGCGCGGTCCGTGCCGGGTTCCAAAACGCTTTGACCGCCGCCGACGCGGAGGAGGCAGGCAAACTTCTGGTAAAACATCTACGACCCGGGGACGCTGTTTTGATCAAGGCGTCGCGTGGGGTCGGCTTGGAACGCGCGATCGATGAGTTGCGTCGCTGA
- a CDS encoding UDP-N-acetylmuramoyl-L-alanyl-D-glutamate--2,6-diaminopimelate ligase, protein MRLESITRIVQPIQVRGPLHFDIEGIAYDSRQVKENYLFVAIKGRNADGAAYIDDAIRRGAVAIVSEEDRWPRRNIAHILVEDARRALAEIACAFYDNPSHRLPLVGITGTNGKTTTSFMIRDILAAEGRSPGLIGTVRYEIGSRVIPATRTTPEAPDIQFMLDQMLRAGCRSAVMEVSSHALAQRRVWGIDFDVGVFTNLSRDHLDFHGTMEAYFDAKMQLFRGLGLQIKRASAVVNIDNPWGMELVQTRGLRARLITFGEHPAADVRAEDIDLGPSGTRFVVRSPWGDCDAHLRLLGRFNVSNALAAIAACGALGIPPARSAAILAGLSNVPGRLERIETGRGFDVFVDYAHTDDALAKVLETLRELGPRRLIVVFGCGGDRDRSKRPLMGAVAYQRADWTILTSDNPRRERPESIIAEIEEGMPNRDRHEVVVDRAEAIARALEIARPGDIVLIAGKGHETVQEFATTVVPFDDREVVRLLLR, encoded by the coding sequence ATGAGACTCGAATCCATCACCCGCATTGTGCAGCCGATCCAGGTCCGGGGCCCTCTGCATTTCGATATCGAGGGCATCGCCTACGATTCGCGGCAGGTGAAAGAGAATTATCTGTTCGTCGCGATCAAGGGCCGCAACGCGGACGGCGCAGCCTACATTGATGACGCAATCCGGCGCGGCGCCGTCGCGATTGTCTCCGAGGAGGACCGCTGGCCCCGCCGAAACATCGCGCACATTCTGGTGGAAGACGCGCGCCGCGCCCTCGCCGAGATCGCCTGCGCGTTCTACGACAACCCGTCTCATCGGCTGCCCCTCGTCGGCATCACCGGGACCAACGGGAAAACCACAACCTCTTTCATGATTCGCGACATCCTAGCGGCCGAGGGACGGAGCCCCGGTCTGATCGGAACAGTGCGTTATGAGATCGGATCGCGTGTAATCCCCGCAACCCGCACCACGCCCGAAGCACCAGACATACAGTTCATGCTCGACCAGATGCTGCGCGCGGGATGTCGGAGCGCCGTGATGGAGGTCTCCTCTCATGCACTGGCTCAGCGGCGGGTCTGGGGCATCGATTTCGACGTCGGCGTCTTCACGAACCTTTCGCGCGACCACCTCGATTTCCACGGCACGATGGAGGCGTATTTCGATGCGAAAATGCAATTGTTCCGCGGTCTCGGCCTCCAGATCAAGCGGGCGAGCGCGGTCGTCAACATAGACAACCCGTGGGGCATGGAGCTGGTGCAAACCCGCGGGCTGCGCGCCCGGCTGATCACCTTCGGCGAGCATCCCGCCGCGGATGTCCGCGCCGAAGATATCGACTTGGGCCCGAGCGGTACCCGGTTCGTTGTCCGAAGCCCGTGGGGCGACTGCGATGCGCATCTGCGCCTGCTGGGCCGGTTCAATGTCAGCAATGCGCTCGCCGCGATCGCCGCATGCGGCGCCCTCGGAATCCCGCCGGCGCGGAGCGCAGCGATCCTCGCGGGTCTGTCAAACGTTCCCGGCCGGCTGGAACGAATCGAGACGGGGCGCGGCTTCGATGTCTTCGTCGATTACGCGCATACGGACGACGCCCTTGCGAAGGTTCTCGAGACGCTTCGCGAACTGGGGCCTCGCCGACTGATTGTGGTTTTCGGATGCGGCGGCGACCGGGATCGCAGCAAGCGCCCGCTCATGGGCGCCGTCGCCTATCAGCGCGCCGACTGGACCATCCTCACCAGCGACAACCCGCGCCGCGAGCGGCCCGAATCAATTATCGCCGAGATCGAAGAGGGCATGCCTAATCGGGACCGCCACGAGGTCGTCGTGGACCGTGCCGAGGCAATCGCCCGCGCGCTCGAAATTGCTCGACCGGGCGACATTGTTCTCATCGCTGGCAAGGGGCATGAGACCGTTCAGGAATTTGCGACCACCGTCGTTCCCTTCGACGACCGTGAGGTCGTTCGCCTCCTGCTGCGCTAA